Proteins co-encoded in one Paraburkholderia terrae genomic window:
- the speB gene encoding agmatinase, translated as MNTSSNFISPDLTERPQPLSGNAMPRSGGIATMMRLPNVGSAEGLDVCFVGVPFDLGTSNRTGARFGPRQIRAESVLLRPYNMATRAAPFDSLRVADIGDVAINPYNLLDSIGRIERAYDEILQHGAKPITLGGDHTIALPILRAIHRKYGKVGLIHVDAHADVNDTMMGEKIAHGTPFRRAVEEGLLDCDRVVQIGLRGTGYAAEDFDWCRDQGFQVVQAEACWNQSLVPLMSRVREQMGDGPVYITFDIDGIDPAFAPGTGTPEIAGLTVPQALEIIRGARGLNIVGCDLVEVAPPYDPFGTTALLGANLAFELLCVLPGVEYRPATR; from the coding sequence ATGAATACTTCCTCCAATTTCATTTCCCCGGACCTCACTGAGCGGCCACAGCCGTTGTCGGGCAACGCGATGCCGCGCTCCGGCGGGATCGCCACCATGATGCGGCTGCCGAATGTCGGATCGGCGGAAGGGCTCGACGTGTGCTTCGTCGGCGTGCCGTTCGATCTGGGGACGTCGAACCGCACGGGCGCGCGCTTCGGTCCGCGCCAGATTCGCGCGGAATCGGTGCTGCTGCGCCCGTACAACATGGCGACGCGCGCCGCGCCGTTCGATTCGCTGCGCGTGGCCGATATCGGAGACGTTGCGATCAATCCGTATAACCTGCTGGATTCGATCGGCCGGATTGAGCGCGCTTACGACGAAATCCTCCAACACGGCGCGAAGCCGATCACGCTGGGCGGCGATCACACGATCGCGCTGCCGATCCTGCGCGCGATTCATCGCAAGTACGGCAAGGTCGGTCTGATTCACGTCGACGCGCACGCGGACGTCAACGACACGATGATGGGCGAGAAGATCGCGCACGGTACGCCGTTCCGCCGCGCGGTCGAAGAGGGCTTGCTGGATTGCGACCGCGTCGTGCAGATCGGTCTGCGTGGCACGGGCTACGCGGCGGAGGACTTCGACTGGTGCCGCGATCAGGGCTTCCAGGTCGTGCAGGCCGAGGCGTGCTGGAATCAGTCGCTGGTGCCGCTGATGTCACGCGTACGCGAGCAGATGGGCGACGGCCCCGTCTACATCACGTTCGATATCGACGGTATCGATCCCGCTTTCGCGCCGGGCACGGGCACGCCGGAGATCGCGGGTCTGACGGTGCCGCAGGCGCTCGAAATCATTCGCGGCGCGCGCGGCCTGAATATCGTCGGCTGCGATCTGGTGGAAGTCGCGCCGCCGTACGATCCGTTCGGCACGACGGCGCTGCTCGGCGCGAATCTCGCGTTTGAACTGCTGTGTGTGCTGCCGGGCGTCGAGTATCGGCCGGCGACGCGGTAA
- a CDS encoding LysR family transcriptional regulator, whose amino-acid sequence MFSQLTDLDLRLIRVFLAIVDAGGVSPAQATLNVGQSTISTQLSTLETRLGYRLCERGRSGFSLTARGEQFVEAARALLSAVDAFGAHARNVGRKLVGTLGIGMIGHTPVSESARISDAIARFRARDESVRFSILVRSPGELEELLLSGRIQIGIGYFWHRVPSLEYTEIFSEEQLAYCAKGHPLFDQAGNVSPADAAQHEWAWRSYPLPEAEASTTPHNVTAVADNMEAVAMLVLSGHHLGYLPGHFAAPYVKEGLLAALNPQQMGYRVAFHMVTRMRQHRTEIVDAFIDDMKAAHPSPGLQA is encoded by the coding sequence ATGTTCTCGCAACTCACCGATCTAGACCTTCGCCTGATCCGCGTGTTCCTCGCCATTGTGGACGCGGGCGGCGTTTCGCCCGCACAGGCTACCTTGAATGTAGGTCAATCCACGATCAGCACCCAACTATCGACACTCGAAACCCGCCTGGGTTATCGGCTGTGCGAGCGCGGTCGCAGCGGATTTAGCCTGACCGCGCGAGGCGAACAGTTTGTCGAAGCGGCGCGCGCGCTGCTTTCCGCCGTCGATGCGTTCGGCGCGCATGCGCGAAATGTCGGACGAAAGCTGGTCGGGACGCTCGGAATCGGGATGATCGGACACACGCCCGTGTCGGAAAGTGCGCGAATCAGCGATGCAATCGCCCGCTTTCGCGCCCGGGACGAATCTGTACGCTTCTCAATTCTCGTGCGCTCGCCGGGCGAACTCGAAGAATTGCTGCTGAGCGGACGGATTCAGATCGGCATCGGATATTTCTGGCATCGCGTGCCGTCGCTTGAGTACACGGAGATTTTTTCCGAAGAACAGCTAGCGTATTGCGCGAAGGGGCATCCGCTGTTCGATCAGGCAGGCAATGTCTCGCCCGCCGACGCGGCCCAGCATGAATGGGCGTGGCGCAGCTATCCGCTGCCCGAAGCCGAAGCGTCGACCACGCCGCACAACGTCACCGCCGTCGCCGACAATATGGAAGCCGTCGCGATGCTCGTGCTGTCGGGTCATCACCTCGGCTATCTGCCGGGGCACTTTGCCGCGCCGTATGTGAAGGAAGGATTGCTCGCTGCGCTGAACCCGCAGCAGATGGGCTACCGCGTCGCGTTTCACATGGTCACGCGCATGCGGCAGCATCGGACGGAAATCGTCGATGCGTTTATCGACGATATGAAGGCCGCGCATCCGTCGCCCGGCCTTCAGGCGTAA
- a CDS encoding ABC transporter ATP-binding protein, producing the protein MASLSIRDVYKTYPNGVPVLKGVNIDIEDGQFLILVGGSGCGKSTLLNMIAGLETVTKGDIQIGGKTVNNLSPKDRDIAMVFQSYALYPSMTVRENISFGLNIRKVAKSEQDQIVARVSKLLQIEHLLDRKPGQLSGGQRQRVAMGRALARDPAMFLFDEPLSNLDAKLRIEMRSEIKLLHQRLGTTIVYVTHDQIEAMTLGDRIAVMKDGVVQQFGAPQEIYDSPSNLFVAGFIGAPPMNFIQGKVVEQGSGVGLELDTGVKRSVLNLPFDGAVKSHIGQEVILGLRPERITDARNAHNAEDAKLQAIDVKVDVIEPTGPDTLVFAQVNGKRIVSRVHPSSNPLPDQNMALMFDVSKAVLFDPKTEERIA; encoded by the coding sequence ATGGCAAGCCTTTCCATCCGTGACGTGTACAAGACCTACCCGAACGGGGTGCCTGTCCTGAAGGGTGTCAATATCGACATCGAAGACGGTCAGTTCCTGATTCTCGTCGGCGGCTCGGGCTGCGGTAAGTCGACGCTGCTCAACATGATCGCCGGTCTCGAGACCGTGACGAAGGGCGATATTCAGATCGGCGGCAAGACGGTGAACAACCTGTCGCCGAAAGATCGCGATATCGCGATGGTGTTCCAGTCGTATGCGCTGTATCCGTCGATGACGGTGCGCGAGAATATTTCCTTCGGGTTGAATATCCGCAAGGTGGCGAAGAGCGAGCAGGATCAGATTGTGGCTCGCGTTTCAAAGCTGCTGCAGATTGAGCATTTGCTGGATCGGAAGCCGGGGCAGTTGTCTGGTGGGCAGCGTCAGCGGGTGGCGATGGGGCGTGCATTGGCACGGGACCCGGCGATGTTCCTGTTCGATGAACCGTTGTCGAATCTCGATGCGAAGCTGCGGATTGAGATGCGCTCGGAAATCAAGCTGCTGCATCAACGCCTTGGTACAACTATCGTTTATGTGACGCATGATCAGATCGAGGCTATGACGCTCGGCGATCGTATTGCCGTCATGAAGGATGGTGTCGTTCAGCAGTTTGGGGCGCCGCAAGAGATTTATGATTCGCCTTCGAATCTCTTTGTTGCTGGGTTTATCGGTGCGCCGCCGATGAACTTCATTCAGGGTAAGGTTGTTGAGCAAGGTTCCGGTGTTGGCTTGGAACTCGATACGGGTGTGAAGCGGTCGGTGCTGAATCTGCCTTTCGATGGCGCGGTGAAGTCGCATATCGGGCAGGAAGTGATTCTGGGGCTGCGTCCTGAACGGATCACCGATGCACGTAATGCTCATAATGCTGAAGACGCCAAGCTGCAAGCGATCGACGTTAAGGTCGATGTGATTGAGCCGACCGGGCCGGATACTTTGGTGTTTGCGCAGGTTAATGGGAAGCGCATCGTTAGCCGCGTTCACCCGAGCTCGAATCCGCTGCCTGATCAAAACATGGCGCTGATGTTTGATGTTTCTAAGGCGGTTCTGTTTGATCCTAAGACGGAAGAGCGGATTGCTTAA
- the trxB gene encoding thioredoxin-disulfide reductase, producing MPASPTKHAKVLILGSGPAGYTAAVYAARANLSPVLVTGLAQGGQLMTTTDVENWPADANGVQGPELMARFLEHAERFNTEIIFDHIHTAKLDEKPIRLIGDSGEYTCDSLIIATGASAQYLGLPSEELYMGRGVSACATCDGFFYKQQHVAVVGGGNTAVEEALYLAGIAKKVTVIHRRDKFRAEPILIDRLLEKEKEGVVEIKWNHTLDEVKGNEGGVNGLRIKDVKTGATTDIELQGLFVAIGHKPNTDIFEGQLEMKNGYIITNGGLTGNATGTSVPGVFAAGDVQDHVYRQAITSAGTGCMAALDAQRYLESIHESIGERAMSAEAER from the coding sequence ATGCCAGCTTCCCCGACCAAACACGCGAAGGTTCTGATTCTCGGTTCCGGCCCTGCCGGCTACACGGCGGCCGTCTATGCGGCGCGCGCCAACCTGTCGCCCGTGCTCGTCACGGGCCTTGCGCAAGGCGGCCAGCTGATGACCACGACGGACGTCGAAAACTGGCCCGCCGACGCCAACGGCGTGCAAGGTCCGGAACTGATGGCGCGTTTCCTCGAACACGCCGAGCGCTTCAACACCGAAATCATCTTCGACCACATCCACACGGCCAAGCTCGACGAGAAGCCGATCCGCCTGATCGGCGATTCCGGCGAGTACACGTGCGATTCGCTGATCATCGCGACGGGCGCGTCGGCGCAATATCTCGGCCTGCCGTCGGAAGAGCTGTACATGGGCCGCGGCGTGTCGGCATGCGCGACCTGCGACGGTTTCTTCTACAAGCAGCAGCACGTCGCCGTGGTGGGCGGCGGCAATACGGCCGTTGAAGAAGCGCTGTATCTGGCGGGCATCGCGAAGAAGGTCACGGTGATCCATCGCCGCGACAAGTTCCGCGCCGAGCCGATCCTGATCGACCGTCTGCTGGAGAAGGAAAAGGAAGGTGTCGTCGAGATCAAGTGGAACCACACGCTCGACGAAGTGAAGGGCAATGAAGGCGGCGTCAACGGCCTGCGCATCAAGGACGTGAAGACGGGCGCGACCACCGATATCGAACTGCAAGGTCTCTTCGTCGCGATCGGCCACAAGCCGAACACGGATATCTTCGAAGGCCAGTTGGAGATGAAGAACGGCTACATCATCACGAACGGCGGTTTGACGGGCAACGCGACGGGTACGAGCGTGCCGGGCGTGTTCGCGGCGGGCGACGTGCAGGATCACGTGTACCGTCAGGCGATCACGAGCGCGGGTACGGGCTGTATGGCGGCGCTGGATGCGCAGCGTTATCTGGAAAGCATCCATGAGTCGATCGGCGAGCGTGCGATGAGCGCTGAAGCCGAGCGTTGA
- a CDS encoding trimeric intracellular cation channel family protein has protein sequence MHPRLTLALSIMEALAILAYAISGFIEARTRRLDAVGTFLVAMATAFGGGTVRDILLDRRPFYWVEHQWYAILIFVLSFFAPFVLKAYTRVFNERALLVADAVGLGLFSISGTSLALDAQMPWFVASMMGVATGVFGGIIRDVICNEVPLILRDSRPYATCALVGCWVYLLLDYINFDTVYSVLIATGFILVARLVTFKLDVRLPH, from the coding sequence ATGCATCCTCGTCTCACTCTCGCGCTTTCAATCATGGAAGCGCTGGCTATTCTCGCCTACGCAATCTCAGGGTTCATCGAAGCTCGTACGAGACGGCTCGATGCTGTTGGGACTTTTCTTGTGGCAATGGCGACGGCTTTTGGTGGTGGGACGGTTAGAGATATTTTGCTCGATCGGCGACCGTTCTATTGGGTCGAGCATCAGTGGTATGCAATTCTGATCTTTGTTCTCTCGTTCTTTGCGCCGTTTGTGCTTAAGGCTTATACGCGGGTTTTTAACGAGCGGGCTTTGCTGGTGGCAGATGCGGTGGGGCTTGGGCTGTTTAGCATTTCTGGTACTTCGCTTGCGCTCGATGCGCAGATGCCGTGGTTCGTGGCTTCGATGATGGGTGTCGCCACCGGCGTGTTCGGCGGGATTATTCGGGATGTGATTTGTAATGAGGTGCCGCTCATCCTCCGCGATTCCAGGCCGTATGCGACTTGCGCACTCGTTGGGTGCTGGGTTTATCTGCTGCTGGATTACATCAACTTTGATACGGTCTACAGCGTGTTGATTGCTACGGGGTTCATTCTTGTGGCGCGATTGGTGACGTTCAAGTTGGATGTGAGACTGCCACACTGA
- a CDS encoding DNA translocase FtsK, which produces MAKATYSANAQALPHRMSRLFTEIRWILQVALGVFLVMALISYSRRDPSWTHAAQVDHISNWAGRVGAWTSDIFLLLFGLSAWWWIVLIARRISANYKRITHHEEPDEDTPRDHSWLADVFAFVLVLLACDGIEALRMWSLKVQLPRAPGGVVGEAVAKGVSHALGFTGGTLALLIALGIGLSLYFRFSWLSVCERVGDSIINGVTLAKLRREAGRDRKLGEAAAVKREGKVVQSRVKSEEHEPVVIVPPVTKPEKSERVEKERQVPLFDSLPGDSTLPAISLLDPAPASQETISADTLEFTSRLIEKKLKDFGVDVSVVAAYPGPVVTRYEIEPAIGVKGSQIVNLAKDLARSLSLTSIRVVETIPGKNFMALELPNQRRQTVRLSEILGSAVYADAGSPLTMGLGKDIGGKPVCADLAKMPHLLVAGTTGSGKSVGINAMILSLLYKASADQVRMILIDPKMLEMSVYEGIPHLLCPVVTDMRQAGNALNWTVAEMERRYKLMSKLGVRNLAGFNNKIDEAAKREEKLPNPFSLTPDEPEPLSRLPHIVVVIDELADLMMVVGKKVEELIARIAQKARAAGIHLILATQRPSVDVITGLIKANVPTRMAFQVSSKIDSRTILDQQGAESLLGMGDMLYLPPGSGLPVRVHGAFVSDDEVHRVVEKLKDQGEPNYIEGLLEGGVSGEGDEGSADASGTGAGGGESDPLYDQAVEIVVKNRRASISLVQRHLRIGYNRAARLLEQMEQSGLVSAMSSNGNREILVPARETD; this is translated from the coding sequence ATGGCAAAAGCTACCTATTCCGCGAACGCGCAGGCATTGCCTCATCGCATGTCGCGCCTTTTCACCGAAATCCGCTGGATTCTTCAGGTGGCGCTCGGCGTTTTCCTCGTGATGGCGCTGATCAGTTACAGCCGCCGCGACCCAAGCTGGACGCACGCGGCGCAGGTCGATCACATCTCGAACTGGGCCGGCCGTGTCGGCGCCTGGACCTCCGACATTTTCCTTCTGCTTTTTGGCCTGTCCGCCTGGTGGTGGATCGTGCTGATCGCGCGCCGCATTTCGGCGAATTACAAGCGCATCACGCATCACGAAGAACCCGACGAAGACACGCCGCGCGACCACAGCTGGCTCGCGGACGTGTTCGCGTTCGTGCTCGTGCTGCTCGCCTGCGACGGCATCGAGGCGCTGCGCATGTGGTCGCTGAAAGTGCAGTTGCCGCGCGCGCCGGGTGGCGTGGTCGGCGAGGCGGTCGCGAAGGGCGTCTCGCATGCGCTCGGCTTCACGGGCGGCACGCTGGCGCTGCTGATCGCGCTGGGTATCGGCTTGTCGCTGTACTTCCGTTTCTCGTGGCTGTCGGTGTGCGAGAGGGTCGGCGATTCGATCATCAACGGCGTCACGCTGGCCAAGCTGCGCCGTGAAGCGGGCCGCGACCGCAAGCTCGGCGAAGCAGCGGCCGTGAAACGTGAAGGCAAGGTCGTACAGAGTCGCGTGAAGAGCGAGGAGCACGAGCCCGTCGTGATCGTGCCGCCTGTGACGAAGCCGGAGAAATCGGAGCGCGTCGAGAAAGAACGCCAGGTGCCGCTCTTCGACAGCCTGCCCGGTGATTCCACGCTGCCCGCCATTTCGCTGCTCGACCCGGCGCCCGCATCGCAAGAAACCATTTCCGCCGATACGCTCGAATTCACCTCGCGTCTCATTGAGAAGAAGCTGAAGGATTTCGGCGTCGATGTGAGCGTGGTTGCGGCTTATCCTGGTCCGGTGGTCACGCGTTACGAAATCGAACCGGCTATCGGCGTGAAGGGCAGCCAGATCGTGAATCTGGCGAAGGACCTGGCGCGCTCGCTGTCGCTGACGTCGATTCGCGTCGTCGAGACGATTCCGGGCAAGAATTTCATGGCGCTCGAACTGCCGAATCAGCGTCGTCAGACGGTGCGGTTGTCGGAGATTCTCGGCTCGGCGGTGTACGCCGACGCCGGTTCGCCGCTGACAATGGGTCTCGGCAAGGACATCGGCGGCAAACCGGTATGCGCGGACCTCGCGAAGATGCCGCACTTGCTGGTCGCAGGTACGACGGGTTCGGGCAAGTCGGTCGGTATCAACGCGATGATTCTCTCGCTGCTCTACAAGGCGAGCGCGGATCAGGTGCGAATGATCCTGATCGATCCGAAGATGCTCGAAATGAGCGTCTACGAAGGCATTCCGCATCTGCTGTGTCCCGTTGTCACGGACATGCGTCAGGCCGGCAACGCACTGAACTGGACCGTCGCCGAAATGGAGCGCCGCTACAAGCTGATGAGCAAGCTTGGCGTGCGTAACCTCGCGGGCTTCAACAACAAGATCGACGAAGCGGCCAAGCGCGAAGAGAAGCTTCCGAATCCGTTCAGCCTGACTCCGGACGAACCTGAACCGCTGTCACGTCTGCCGCATATCGTCGTTGTGATCGACGAACTGGCCGACCTGATGATGGTTGTCGGCAAGAAGGTTGAAGAACTGATCGCGCGTATCGCACAGAAAGCGCGCGCGGCGGGTATCCATCTGATTCTCGCGACGCAGCGTCCGTCCGTCGACGTCATCACCGGCCTCATCAAGGCCAACGTGCCGACGCGGATGGCGTTCCAGGTGTCGTCGAAGATCGACTCGCGCACGATTCTCGATCAACAGGGCGCGGAATCGCTGCTCGGCATGGGCGACATGCTGTATCTGCCGCCGGGCTCTGGCCTGCCCGTTCGCGTGCATGGCGCGTTCGTGTCCGACGATGAAGTCCATCGAGTCGTCGAGAAGCTCAAGGACCAGGGCGAGCCCAACTATATCGAAGGGCTGCTCGAAGGCGGCGTGTCGGGCGAAGGTGACGAGGGCTCGGCCGACGCGTCGGGAACTGGCGCGGGCGGCGGCGAGTCCGACCCCCTGTACGATCAGGCGGTCGAAATCGTCGTCAAGAACCGCCGCGCGTCGATCTCGCTCGTGCAGCGGCATCTGCGCATCGGCTACAACCGCGCCGCGCGTCTGCTCGAACAGATGGAGCAGTCGGGGCTGGTGTCGGCGATGTCGTCGAACGGCAACCGCGAAATTCTGGTGCCGGCGCGCGAGACGGATTGA
- a CDS encoding Smr/MutS family protein: MPKNLPHPSEPKRPRTAAASPANADSSASSGAGSDSSSSSSKKPLVESGAGLAGLGGLRDALKGASQRAQRQKAVAAQASREAAADADLFRREIGEVAPLGAKPRAAVPRTPPEPVPVQTKLDEEAVLHEAISDEFDPEVLLDTDESLSYCRPGVSQEIVKKLRSGAWIVQAQLDLHGMRREEAREALSEFIREASKKGLRCLRVIHGKGLGSIGKEPVLKGKVRAWLVQKEEVIAFSQARAHDGGAGAVLVLLQPGSVGPGSSSSSSGKV, translated from the coding sequence ATGCCTAAGAATCTGCCCCATCCGAGCGAACCGAAACGGCCGCGTACTGCGGCGGCATCTCCTGCTAATGCTGATTCGTCGGCATCGTCGGGGGCTGGTTCGGATTCGTCCTCGTCTTCGTCGAAAAAACCGTTGGTCGAGTCTGGTGCTGGGTTGGCCGGGCTTGGTGGACTACGCGATGCGCTGAAAGGCGCGTCTCAACGCGCTCAACGTCAGAAAGCTGTTGCGGCGCAAGCGTCGCGTGAGGCGGCTGCGGATGCCGATCTGTTTCGGCGTGAGATTGGTGAAGTCGCGCCGCTCGGCGCGAAACCGCGCGCGGCAGTCCCCCGCACGCCGCCCGAGCCGGTTCCCGTTCAGACGAAACTCGATGAAGAAGCCGTGCTGCATGAGGCGATCTCCGATGAGTTCGATCCTGAAGTTCTGCTCGATACCGATGAGTCGCTTTCTTACTGTCGACCGGGTGTGAGCCAGGAGATCGTTAAGAAACTTCGAAGCGGAGCCTGGATTGTGCAGGCGCAGCTCGATCTGCATGGGATGCGTCGCGAGGAAGCGCGTGAGGCGCTGTCTGAGTTCATTCGTGAGGCGAGTAAGAAAGGCTTACGGTGTCTGCGCGTGATTCATGGGAAAGGGCTGGGGTCGATTGGGAAAGAGCCCGTGCTCAAGGGCAAGGTTCGCGCGTGGCTCGTGCAGAAGGAAGAAGTGATCGCGTTTTCCCAGGCTCGTGCGCATGATGGTGGTGCGGGTGCTGTGCTTGTGTTGTTGCAGCCTGGGTCGGTTGGTCCCGGGTCTTCCTCTTCGTCGTCCGGCAAAGTCTGA
- a CDS encoding carbohydrate ABC transporter permease, with protein MTASISGNAKGTASTARVSPMAVLADRWMPKLVLSPSILISLVFVYGFILVTGYLSLSTSRLMPRYDFAGFARYAELFDNDVWWTSAANLGWFGIPFIAICVGLGLFLAILLDQKIRNEGALRAVFLYPMALSFIVTGTAWQWILNPDLGFQKVLNDWGWTSFSFGWLGDPDKAIFCVVIAAVWQSTGFVMALFLAGLRGVDSEIFKAAQVDGATLPTIYRKIVIPSMRPVFFSVLLILCHITIKTFDLVVALTAGGPGTSSSLPAMFMYTFSFNRGQLGVGAASSMMMLATVVAVLVPLMYLESRSTRNAA; from the coding sequence GTGACTGCTTCTATTAGCGGAAACGCAAAAGGCACGGCGTCAACAGCACGCGTGTCGCCGATGGCGGTATTGGCCGACCGCTGGATGCCGAAGCTGGTGTTGTCTCCCAGCATTCTCATCAGCCTGGTCTTTGTCTACGGTTTTATTCTCGTCACGGGCTATCTGTCGCTGTCTACGTCGCGACTGATGCCGCGTTACGATTTCGCCGGCTTCGCCCGGTACGCTGAACTGTTCGATAACGACGTCTGGTGGACGTCGGCGGCGAACCTTGGCTGGTTCGGCATTCCGTTTATCGCGATCTGTGTCGGCCTGGGTCTGTTTCTCGCGATCCTGCTCGACCAGAAGATTCGCAACGAAGGCGCATTGCGCGCGGTGTTCCTGTATCCGATGGCGCTGTCGTTCATCGTGACGGGCACGGCATGGCAGTGGATTCTGAACCCCGATCTCGGCTTCCAGAAAGTGCTGAACGACTGGGGCTGGACGAGCTTCTCGTTCGGCTGGCTGGGCGACCCCGACAAGGCGATTTTCTGCGTCGTGATCGCGGCCGTGTGGCAATCGACGGGCTTTGTGATGGCGCTGTTCCTTGCCGGTTTGCGCGGTGTGGACAGTGAGATCTTCAAGGCTGCGCAAGTGGACGGCGCGACGTTGCCCACTATCTACCGCAAGATCGTGATTCCGAGCATGCGCCCCGTGTTCTTCTCGGTGCTGCTGATTCTCTGCCACATCACGATCAAGACCTTCGACCTCGTGGTCGCGTTGACGGCGGGCGGTCCGGGCACGTCGTCGTCGCTGCCCGCGATGTTCATGTACACGTTTTCGTTCAACCGTGGGCAACTGGGCGTCGGCGCTGCGTCGTCGATGATGATGCTCGCGACCGTCGTGGCCGTGCTCGTGCCGCTGATGTACCTGGAATCGAGGAGCACGCGCAATGCAGCCTAA
- a CDS encoding carbohydrate ABC transporter permease, translating to MQPKMNFSRVVIYAALILFALYFLFPLYVMLSTSFKDIDQLRSGNLLTPPTHWTFAPWIKAWSEACTGVRCDGMQPFFFNSVKMVIPAVLLSSIIGAFNGYVLTHWRFRGADAFFTMLLVGCFIPFQAILLPMARVQGYFGLSNTIGGLVLVHVVYGIAFTTMFFRNFYVSVPAELVKAARIDGAGFFMIFTKIMMPISLPIFMVCLIWQFTQIWNDFLFGIVFSGVDSMPITVALNNLVNTSTGVKEYNVDMAGAIIAALPTLLVYVIAGRYFVRGLTAGAVKG from the coding sequence ATGCAGCCTAAGATGAACTTCAGCCGCGTTGTCATCTACGCGGCGCTGATTCTGTTTGCGTTGTACTTCCTGTTCCCGCTGTACGTGATGCTGTCGACGTCGTTCAAGGACATCGACCAGCTGCGCTCGGGCAACCTGCTGACGCCGCCGACGCACTGGACCTTCGCGCCGTGGATCAAGGCGTGGAGTGAAGCCTGTACGGGCGTGCGCTGCGACGGCATGCAGCCGTTCTTCTTCAATTCGGTGAAGATGGTGATCCCGGCCGTGCTGTTGTCGTCGATCATCGGCGCGTTCAACGGTTATGTGCTGACGCACTGGCGTTTCCGTGGCGCGGATGCGTTCTTCACGATGCTGCTGGTCGGCTGCTTCATTCCGTTCCAGGCCATCCTGCTGCCGATGGCGCGTGTGCAAGGCTACTTCGGTCTGTCGAACACGATTGGCGGGCTGGTGCTGGTACACGTGGTCTACGGTATTGCGTTCACGACGATGTTCTTCCGCAACTTCTACGTTAGCGTGCCGGCGGAACTCGTGAAGGCGGCGCGTATCGACGGCGCCGGGTTCTTCATGATCTTCACGAAGATCATGATGCCGATCTCGCTGCCGATTTTCATGGTGTGCCTGATCTGGCAATTCACGCAGATCTGGAATGACTTCCTGTTCGGTATCGTGTTCTCCGGCGTCGATTCGATGCCGATCACCGTGGCGCTGAACAACCTCGTGAATACGTCGACGGGCGTGAAGGAATACAACGTCGACATGGCGGGCGCGATCATCGCGGCACTGCCGACGCTGCTCGTCTACGTGATCGCCGGCCGCTATTTCGTGCGCGGCCTGACGGCGGGCGCGGTGAAGGGTTAA
- the lolA gene encoding outer membrane lipoprotein chaperone LolA: protein MLQIVGSKTRLGSLMRTLAFGASMLVASHAFAGGTDQLKQFVSQVHAARGEFVQTEVRAPSNAQQQASGVLSTQNASQNKVSSGTFTFARPGKFIWAYEKPYAQLLQADGDKLYVYDKDLNQVTVRKLGGALGASPAAILFGSNDLDKNFTLKDAGVKAGIDWLELIPKSKDTQFQRVGIGFRDGNLEAMELHDVFGNVTLLKFSNIQKNPPLPADAFKFTVPKGADVING from the coding sequence ATGCTGCAAATCGTTGGGTCTAAGACCCGTCTTGGCAGTCTGATGCGCACGCTGGCTTTCGGCGCATCGATGCTCGTCGCGTCGCACGCGTTCGCAGGCGGCACGGATCAACTTAAGCAGTTCGTGTCGCAAGTGCATGCGGCGCGCGGCGAATTCGTGCAAACGGAAGTGCGCGCGCCGAGCAACGCGCAGCAACAGGCGAGCGGCGTGCTGTCGACGCAAAACGCGTCGCAGAACAAGGTTTCGAGTGGCACGTTCACGTTCGCGCGTCCCGGCAAGTTCATCTGGGCGTATGAGAAGCCGTACGCGCAGTTGCTGCAGGCCGACGGCGACAAGCTCTACGTCTACGACAAAGACCTGAACCAGGTGACGGTGCGCAAGCTGGGTGGCGCGCTCGGCGCAAGTCCGGCGGCGATCCTGTTCGGCAGCAACGATCTCGACAAGAACTTCACGCTGAAGGACGCGGGCGTGAAGGCGGGCATCGACTGGCTCGAACTGATTCCGAAGAGCAAGGACACGCAGTTTCAGCGCGTCGGCATCGGCTTTCGCGACGGCAACCTCGAAGCGATGGAACTGCACGACGTGTTCGGCAACGTGACGCTGCTGAAATTCTCGAACATCCAGAAGAACCCGCCGCTGCCCGCCGACGCCTTCAAGTTCACGGTGCCGAAGGGCGCCGACGTGATCAACGGCTAA